The following proteins come from a genomic window of Solwaraspora sp. WMMA2065:
- a CDS encoding TcmI family type II polyketide cyclase, with protein MVFRNVIVCRMVPGSEDKIAKTFGHYDRATRPQDFGVIGRILLSHHDLYIHIVERNEDPAISGQTRGLPAFKEIAEAIGPYVTPYPRNWQNPSHSVAKEFYRWTAEGTGPAEGTGPDPAGRHLTVIVGRIKPGAEDNVARIFTESDAGTLPVEMSVTARWLYSIDDVYVHLLERSVPHTADDARIHDKPKFGKIMEELSPYISPYNQDAWRGPVDAVAKEYYRWRAED; from the coding sequence ATGGTCTTCCGCAACGTGATCGTCTGCCGCATGGTGCCGGGCAGCGAGGACAAGATCGCCAAGACTTTCGGCCACTACGACAGGGCCACCCGGCCGCAGGACTTCGGCGTCATCGGGCGCATCCTGCTGTCCCACCACGACCTCTACATTCACATCGTCGAACGCAACGAGGACCCGGCGATCTCCGGGCAGACCCGGGGCCTGCCCGCGTTCAAGGAGATCGCCGAGGCGATCGGCCCGTACGTCACCCCGTACCCGCGCAACTGGCAGAACCCGTCGCACTCGGTGGCCAAGGAGTTCTACCGCTGGACCGCGGAAGGGACCGGCCCGGCGGAAGGGACCGGCCCGGACCCGGCCGGCCGGCATCTGACCGTGATCGTCGGGCGGATCAAGCCCGGCGCGGAGGACAACGTCGCCCGGATCTTCACCGAATCCGACGCCGGCACGCTGCCGGTCGAGATGAGCGTGACCGCGCGCTGGCTCTACTCGATCGACGACGTCTACGTGCACCTGCTGGAACGCTCGGTCCCGCACACCGCCGACGACGCGCGGATCCACGACAAGCCGAAGTTCGGCAAGATCATGGAGGAGCTGAGCCCGTACATCAGCCCGTACAACCAGGACGCCTGGCGTGGCCCGGTGGACGCGGTCGCCAAGGAGTACTACCGCTGGCGGGCCGAGGACTGA
- a CDS encoding extracellular solute-binding protein: protein MRLPASTVGVLLAGTLALTACSSGDSGDSGSGSGAATDCSPAEGPVTLDFTSWIPGIEQVVEVWNEQNPDIQVNVQTGPNGNGGTYQNFFNQLRAGNAPDLGQIEYDALPSFRVQDGLVDLGACDIVLDAQDQFVDWTWGQVSFGEVGSAYAVPQDAGPMALFYRADLFEANGIEVPTTWAEYAAAAETVRAAGGYITNFSSSDINQFAGLAWQAGGRWFANDGDQWTVDLTDPQTTQVAEYWQDLIDRDLVSTVPPWTTEWDNAYNSGSAWTWVSAVWGANSISSGAPDTAGKWAVAPMPQWNAGDQVAGNWGGSSTAVFRGSEHVYEAAQFALWLNTSEEALTLLNAEANLYPATTAGTQLPALREGVEFYGGQPIYEVFAEASEQVAEGFVWGPTMTQTYADASDGFKAAVSGQGSLLDALTAAQTSTVDTLKSQSIPVAE from the coding sequence ATGAGACTCCCCGCCTCGACGGTCGGCGTACTGCTCGCCGGCACGCTCGCGCTGACCGCCTGCTCCTCCGGCGATTCCGGTGACTCCGGTTCCGGTTCCGGCGCCGCCACCGACTGCAGCCCGGCCGAGGGCCCGGTCACCCTCGACTTCACCTCCTGGATCCCCGGCATCGAGCAGGTGGTCGAGGTCTGGAACGAGCAGAACCCCGACATCCAGGTGAACGTGCAGACCGGGCCGAACGGCAACGGCGGCACCTACCAGAACTTCTTCAACCAGCTGCGCGCCGGCAACGCACCGGACCTGGGCCAGATCGAGTACGACGCGTTGCCCAGCTTCCGGGTGCAGGACGGCCTGGTCGACCTCGGCGCCTGCGATATCGTGCTCGACGCCCAGGACCAGTTCGTCGACTGGACCTGGGGGCAGGTCAGCTTCGGCGAGGTGGGCTCGGCGTACGCCGTACCGCAGGACGCCGGACCGATGGCCCTGTTCTACCGGGCGGACCTATTCGAGGCCAACGGCATCGAGGTGCCGACCACCTGGGCCGAGTACGCGGCCGCCGCCGAGACGGTCCGCGCCGCCGGCGGCTACATCACCAACTTCTCGTCCAGCGACATCAACCAGTTCGCCGGGCTGGCCTGGCAGGCCGGCGGCCGGTGGTTCGCCAACGACGGCGACCAGTGGACGGTGGACCTGACCGACCCGCAGACCACCCAGGTCGCCGAGTACTGGCAGGACCTGATCGACCGCGACCTCGTCTCGACTGTGCCGCCGTGGACCACCGAGTGGGACAACGCCTACAACAGCGGCTCCGCCTGGACCTGGGTGTCGGCCGTGTGGGGCGCCAACTCGATCAGCTCCGGCGCGCCGGACACCGCCGGCAAGTGGGCGGTCGCGCCGATGCCGCAGTGGAACGCCGGCGACCAGGTCGCCGGCAACTGGGGTGGTTCCTCCACCGCCGTGTTCCGGGGCAGCGAGCACGTCTACGAGGCCGCTCAGTTCGCCCTCTGGCTGAACACCTCCGAGGAGGCGTTGACCCTGCTCAACGCCGAAGCGAACCTCTACCCGGCGACCACTGCCGGCACCCAGCTGCCGGCGCTGCGCGAGGGCGTGGAGTTCTACGGTGGCCAGCCGATCTACGAGGTCTTCGCCGAGGCGTCGGAGCAGGTCGCGGAGGGCTTCGTCTGGGGTCCGACGATGACCCAGACCTACGCCGACGCCTCCGACGGCTTCAAGGCGGCGGTTTCCGGTCAGGGCAGCCTGCTGGACGCGCTGACCGCCGCGCAAACCTCTACCGTGGATACCCTGAAGTCGCAGTCCATCCCGGTAGCGGAGTGA
- a CDS encoding alpha-galactosidase, whose product MIAYLRAAGASLVLDARGPYPPVVLHWGGDLGDLTEAELTDLADAAVPPVPPSAVDQPLRLTLLPTPGQGWTGRPGIAGHWAGRPVDDLRLHTVGRTGPRDLVIECGCAAGGLRVSTDVSLSEQGVLRLRHQVRNIAEVDLHLAAADVVLPVPERAEEVLDFTGLWANERRPQRSRLRDGTWTRSTRHGRPGHDDPYLMVAGTAGFGFRHGQVWAVHLAWSGDKQLYAERQATGQSLLGAGELLAPGELILPPDGTYTTPWTVAAFSADGLDGLSARLHGWIRARRPLPGPRPVVLNTWEAVYFDHDLDRLTRLVDAAAQVGVERFVLDDGWFTGRVDDRRALGDWSVDPRRWPAGLGPLIDRVRARRMDFGLWVEPEMVSPDSDLARAHPDWLLGPTHAPTWRHQRVLDLDNPDAYRYLRERLGALLEAYPIAYLKWDHNRDLLAATGAHRQTTALYRLLADLRVAHPDLEIESCASGGGRIDLGIGELVDRFWTSDTNDPLDRQRILRWTSVLMPLEYLGGHLGAGTAHVTGRATDLSFRLATALFGHAGIEWDLTTATDAERADVAEWVAAYRRLRPLLHTGTLVRTDSPDPARQLYGVVAADRRTGVYALVALDAARSALPVPLRLPGLDPQRRYRVSPLRIGPVPATLQVRPPAWLQRGEATLPGRVLAEVGLPAPLLHPQQAALFTAEAVG is encoded by the coding sequence TTGATCGCGTACCTGCGGGCCGCGGGCGCCAGCCTCGTGCTGGACGCCCGTGGCCCGTACCCACCGGTCGTCCTGCACTGGGGCGGCGACCTCGGCGACCTCACCGAGGCCGAGTTGACCGACCTGGCCGACGCGGCGGTCCCACCGGTGCCGCCCAGTGCGGTCGACCAGCCGCTGCGACTCACCCTGCTGCCCACCCCGGGCCAGGGCTGGACCGGCCGGCCCGGCATCGCCGGACACTGGGCCGGCCGGCCCGTTGACGACCTGCGGTTGCACACCGTCGGCCGGACCGGTCCCCGTGACCTGGTAATCGAGTGCGGCTGCGCCGCCGGCGGGCTGCGGGTCAGCACCGACGTCTCGCTCAGCGAGCAGGGCGTCCTACGGCTCCGCCACCAGGTGCGCAACATCGCCGAGGTCGACCTGCACCTGGCCGCGGCGGACGTCGTACTGCCGGTGCCGGAGCGGGCCGAGGAGGTGCTCGACTTCACCGGGCTCTGGGCCAACGAGCGGCGTCCGCAGCGCAGCCGACTGCGCGACGGTACGTGGACGCGGTCCACCCGCCACGGCCGGCCCGGCCACGACGACCCGTACCTGATGGTCGCCGGCACCGCCGGGTTCGGGTTCCGGCACGGCCAGGTGTGGGCGGTGCACCTGGCGTGGAGCGGCGACAAGCAGCTGTACGCCGAACGCCAGGCCACCGGGCAGAGCCTGCTCGGCGCCGGTGAACTGCTCGCCCCCGGCGAGCTGATCCTGCCGCCCGACGGCACGTACACCACCCCGTGGACGGTCGCCGCGTTCTCCGCCGACGGCCTCGACGGTCTCTCCGCGCGGCTGCACGGCTGGATCCGGGCCCGCCGCCCGCTGCCCGGGCCCCGGCCGGTGGTGCTCAACACCTGGGAGGCGGTCTACTTCGACCACGATCTCGACCGGCTGACCCGGCTGGTCGACGCCGCCGCGCAGGTCGGCGTCGAACGTTTCGTCCTCGACGACGGCTGGTTCACCGGCCGGGTCGACGACCGGCGGGCGCTCGGCGACTGGTCCGTCGACCCGCGGCGCTGGCCGGCCGGTCTGGGGCCACTGATCGACCGGGTCCGCGCCCGGCGGATGGACTTCGGGCTGTGGGTGGAACCGGAGATGGTCAGCCCCGACTCCGACCTGGCCCGTGCCCACCCCGACTGGCTGCTCGGGCCGACGCACGCGCCGACCTGGCGGCACCAGCGGGTGCTCGACCTGGACAACCCGGACGCCTACCGGTATCTGCGGGAGCGGCTCGGCGCGCTGCTCGAGGCGTACCCGATCGCCTACCTGAAGTGGGACCACAACCGGGACCTGCTCGCCGCGACCGGCGCGCACCGGCAGACCACGGCGCTGTACCGGCTCCTGGCCGACCTGCGGGTGGCCCACCCCGACCTGGAGATCGAAAGCTGCGCCTCCGGCGGAGGCCGCATCGACCTGGGCATCGGTGAACTGGTCGACCGGTTCTGGACCTCCGACACCAACGACCCGCTCGACCGGCAGCGGATCCTGCGTTGGACCAGTGTGCTGATGCCGCTGGAGTACCTCGGCGGGCATTTGGGCGCCGGCACCGCGCACGTCACCGGCCGGGCCACCGACCTGAGTTTCCGACTGGCCACCGCGCTGTTCGGGCACGCCGGCATCGAATGGGACCTGACCACCGCGACCGACGCCGAACGCGCCGACGTCGCCGAGTGGGTCGCCGCGTACCGGCGGCTGCGGCCGTTGCTGCACACCGGGACGCTGGTCCGCACCGACAGCCCGGATCCGGCCCGGCAGCTGTATGGGGTCGTCGCCGCCGACCGGCGTACCGGCGTGTACGCCCTGGTGGCGCTCGACGCGGCGCGGTCCGCGCTACCGGTGCCGCTGCGGCTGCCCGGTCTCGACCCGCAGCGCCGCTACCGGGTGAGCCCACTGCGGATCGGCCCGGTGCCGGCGACGCTGCAGGTGCGGCCGCCGGCCTGGCTTCAGCGGGGCGAGGCGACCCTGCCCGGCCGGGTGCTGGCCGAGGTCGGACTGCCCGCACCGCTGCTGCACCCGCAACAGGCGGCGCTGTTCACCGCCGAGGCGGTCGGCTGA
- a CDS encoding antibiotic biosynthesis monooxygenase family protein: MNRADLVPGPVRAVLSMRTRPGCERRFETEWQAIADQIRTLDGCLRQDLVRDADDPRSYLIITDWADRERLDAFGRSAQRDRLLRVIRELRESAQRHTYQVLHSVPSEREEHR; the protein is encoded by the coding sequence ATGAATCGGGCGGACCTGGTGCCGGGTCCCGTCCGCGCCGTGCTGTCGATGCGGACCCGCCCCGGGTGCGAGCGGCGGTTCGAGACCGAGTGGCAGGCCATCGCCGATCAGATCCGCACCCTCGACGGCTGCCTGCGCCAGGACCTGGTCCGCGACGCCGACGATCCCCGCAGCTACCTGATCATCACCGACTGGGCGGACCGGGAACGCCTCGACGCGTTCGGCCGCAGCGCGCAGCGCGACCGGCTGCTGCGGGTGATCCGGGAGCTGCGCGAATCCGCGCAGCGGCACACCTACCAGGTGCTGCACAGCGTGCCGAGCGAACGAGAGGAGCACCGATGA
- a CDS encoding cytochrome P450 — MTADPRPAEPVGSAEQAVPAAEFYTDGYAADPYPTYARMRAQCPVRLVASPRFDSYLITRYDDARAALTDPRLSKDLYGPEGHYLRFFGPNSEGLNKNMLNSDPPEHSRLRRLVSQAFAPRRIEALRPRIGQVVDDLLDKFAPRGEADLMHEFAVPLPMVVICELLGVPTPDHEQVLGWTQVIRTSGSASRPPDQERAAVQQVQAQLHDYLTGLVRAKRATPADDMLTALIDACDHDGALTERELVSTAFLLLFAGHQTTADFIGNAMLALLTNPGQYELLLARPELLPAAVEELLRFDGPLPIASPRVATEDVEYDGVRIPRGAAVGVVLNSANRDPDHFTDPDRLDVTSERGPHLGFGHGVHYCLGVSLARIEARTGIGGLLRRLPDLRLAVPAAELRRLPAASPFRGLLELPVRFTATG, encoded by the coding sequence ATGACCGCCGATCCGCGACCGGCCGAGCCGGTCGGATCCGCTGAGCAGGCCGTCCCGGCGGCGGAGTTCTACACCGACGGGTACGCCGCCGACCCGTACCCCACCTACGCCCGGATGCGTGCGCAGTGCCCGGTCCGGTTGGTCGCCTCACCCCGGTTCGACTCCTATCTGATCACCCGCTACGACGACGCGCGGGCAGCGTTGACCGATCCGCGGCTGTCCAAGGACCTGTACGGCCCGGAAGGCCACTACCTGCGGTTCTTCGGGCCGAACTCGGAGGGCCTGAACAAGAACATGCTCAACTCGGATCCGCCGGAACACAGCCGGCTGCGCCGGCTGGTGTCGCAGGCGTTCGCGCCCCGGCGTATCGAGGCCCTGCGGCCCCGGATCGGCCAGGTCGTCGACGACCTGCTCGACAAGTTCGCACCGAGGGGCGAGGCGGACCTGATGCACGAGTTCGCCGTACCGCTGCCGATGGTGGTGATCTGCGAGCTGCTCGGCGTGCCGACACCCGACCACGAACAGGTGCTCGGCTGGACCCAGGTGATCCGGACCTCCGGGTCGGCCAGCCGGCCGCCCGACCAGGAGCGGGCAGCGGTGCAGCAGGTGCAGGCGCAGCTGCACGACTACCTGACCGGACTGGTCCGGGCCAAACGCGCGACGCCGGCCGACGACATGCTCACCGCCCTGATCGATGCCTGTGACCACGATGGGGCGCTCACCGAACGGGAGCTGGTCTCCACCGCGTTCCTGCTGCTGTTCGCCGGTCACCAGACCACCGCCGACTTCATCGGCAACGCCATGCTGGCCCTGTTGACCAACCCCGGACAGTACGAGCTGCTGCTGGCCCGGCCCGAGCTGCTGCCAGCGGCCGTCGAGGAGCTGCTGCGCTTCGACGGCCCGCTGCCGATCGCCAGCCCCCGGGTGGCTACCGAGGACGTCGAGTACGACGGTGTCCGCATCCCGCGCGGGGCGGCGGTCGGGGTGGTGCTCAACTCGGCCAACCGCGACCCGGACCACTTCACCGACCCCGACCGCCTCGACGTGACCAGCGAACGTGGACCCCACCTGGGCTTCGGCCACGGGGTGCACTACTGCCTGGGTGTTTCGCTGGCCCGTATCGAGGCCCGGACCGGCATCGGCGGGCTGTTGCGCCGGCTGCCGGACCTGCGGCTGGCCGTACCCGCCGCCGAACTGCGCCGACTCCCGGCGGCCTCGCCGTTTCGCGGGCTGCTCGAGCTGCCGGTCCGGTTCACCGCCACCGGCTGA
- a CDS encoding sugar ABC transporter permease — protein MSRSRPVRATATGRRRAPVPHKSAIAIFVVPFGTLFALFYAVPIGYAMVQSLYVVERTGTFGPAREVFGGLAQYQRVFADGSFWSSIGRVLLFGVVQVPVMLGVALLLALLLDSGLVRGRRFFRLAFFVPYAVPGVVAAIMWGFLYSPNLSPFAAVTGRVDLLGADLVLWSIANVVTWVYVGYNMLIIYSSLLAIPPEIYEAARLDGAGPARIAWSIKIPMVLPAIVLTTVFSIIGTLQLLAEPQVFRTFSSAVSSTYTPNLTVYSTSSIPNFNLAAAFSVVLALATFALSFTFLKFTQRRDAR, from the coding sequence GTGAGCAGATCCCGTCCGGTGCGGGCGACGGCGACCGGCCGTCGCCGGGCACCCGTGCCGCACAAGAGCGCCATCGCGATCTTCGTGGTGCCGTTCGGGACGCTCTTCGCGCTCTTCTACGCCGTCCCCATCGGCTACGCCATGGTCCAGTCGCTGTACGTCGTGGAACGCACCGGCACCTTCGGCCCGGCCCGGGAGGTCTTCGGCGGGCTCGCCCAGTACCAGCGGGTGTTCGCCGACGGCTCGTTCTGGTCGTCGATCGGCCGGGTGCTGCTGTTCGGCGTGGTCCAGGTGCCGGTGATGCTCGGCGTCGCTCTGCTGCTGGCCCTGCTGCTCGACTCCGGTCTGGTCCGCGGTCGACGCTTCTTCCGGCTCGCCTTCTTCGTGCCGTATGCGGTACCCGGCGTCGTCGCGGCGATCATGTGGGGCTTCCTGTACTCGCCCAACCTGTCGCCGTTCGCCGCGGTGACCGGTCGGGTGGACCTGCTCGGCGCGGACCTGGTGCTGTGGTCCATCGCCAACGTCGTCACCTGGGTCTACGTCGGCTACAACATGTTGATCATCTACTCGTCGCTGCTGGCGATCCCGCCGGAGATCTACGAGGCGGCCCGGCTCGACGGCGCCGGTCCGGCCCGGATCGCCTGGTCGATCAAGATCCCGATGGTGCTGCCGGCGATCGTGCTGACCACCGTCTTCTCCATCATCGGCACCCTGCAGCTGCTGGCCGAACCGCAGGTGTTCCGAACCTTCAGCTCAGCGGTGTCCAGCACCTACACCCCGAACCTGACCGTCTACTCCACCTCCTCCATCCCCAACTTCAACCTGGCCGCGGCCTTCTCGGTGGTGCTCGCCTTGGCGACCTTCGCGCTGTCGTTCACGTTCCTGAAATTCACCCAGCGCCGGGACGCGCGATGA
- a CDS encoding carbohydrate ABC transporter permease, producing the protein MLVCTAYFLVPIWWLVVASAKPEGRFTQGAPLWFDDFSLVDNVAEVLTYRDGVFPRWILNSLAYTGGAALIGTLLAAMCGYALAKYRFPGRETLFNVVLGGVLVPATALALPLFLIFSRFEATNTFWSVFLPSLVNPFGVYLARIYAAASVPDELLEAARLDGAGEVRTFFTVATRLMLPALVTIFLFHFVAVWNNFLLPLIMLGDERLFPVTLGLYTWNTQVNQLPELRGLVLVGALLSIVPLVAAFLLLQRFWRTGLGAGSVK; encoded by the coding sequence ATGCTGGTCTGCACCGCGTACTTCCTGGTGCCGATCTGGTGGCTGGTGGTCGCCTCGGCGAAACCCGAGGGGCGGTTCACCCAGGGTGCGCCCCTGTGGTTCGACGACTTCTCGCTGGTCGACAACGTCGCCGAGGTGCTGACCTACCGCGACGGGGTGTTTCCCCGCTGGATCCTCAACAGCCTCGCCTACACCGGCGGCGCCGCCCTGATCGGTACCCTGCTCGCCGCGATGTGCGGGTACGCCCTGGCCAAGTACCGGTTTCCTGGCCGGGAGACGCTGTTCAACGTGGTGCTCGGCGGGGTGCTGGTGCCGGCGACCGCGCTCGCCCTGCCACTGTTTCTGATCTTCAGCCGGTTCGAGGCGACCAACACCTTCTGGTCGGTGTTCCTGCCCAGCCTGGTCAACCCGTTCGGGGTCTACCTGGCCCGGATCTACGCCGCCGCGAGCGTGCCCGACGAGTTGCTGGAAGCGGCCCGCCTCGACGGCGCCGGCGAGGTACGGACCTTTTTCACCGTCGCCACCCGGCTGATGCTGCCCGCCCTGGTCACCATCTTCCTGTTCCACTTCGTCGCGGTCTGGAACAACTTCCTGCTGCCGCTGATCATGCTCGGCGACGAGCGGCTGTTCCCGGTCACCCTCGGCCTCTACACCTGGAACACCCAGGTCAACCAGCTGCCCGAACTGCGGGGCCTGGTGCTCGTCGGCGCGCTGCTGTCGATCGTGCCGCTGGTCGCGGCGTTCTTGCTGCTCCAACGCTTCTGGCGGACCGGCCTCGGGGCCGGCTCGGTCAAGTGA
- a CDS encoding FAD-dependent monooxygenase, with the protein MIRTMLRVRARSGFETVVESAWQAVADDIGAAPGNRLRQLLVDATDSRTFVVVTEWADDDALRDHLDGPVARQWADAVAAACEPPTAGSYRVMRGRAGTDTRIYVDVPITVPTDRIDEFHRGHAEVVSRLSGVDGYMREELLREPGTPVHHIFAEWSSPEQFRRWISDPDHERAEAGPIAEFLVGIRPRIFHPADHPADQPADPPADPPAAAADTTDVLIVGAGPTGLTAAIELARRGVDCQVIDKLTSPPDQADKAIGVHCRTMEIWEDQGVVRDAMNAGIWLTGQAVFVNGHQVYRGSWELPELPYAHLGLPQYETERILTDRLATLGVRPRRGAELVDFTSDDDGVTANLAHADGGTETVRAKFLVGADGAHSRVRQLLGLTFTGGLGRFPQLFMLGDVDVDWDMPAGHLLRFIHETDGQLDNMLVCVPLRGESRYRIATMAPPRYFAATRGENAPPGFSAELGEPTLADVQAVLDQLAPAATTAANLRWSSIFRISHGIVDRYRDGRVFVAGDAAHLHPPAGGQGMNTGIQDAWNLAWKLALAVRGVAAPGLLDSYQIERRPQGEEVVGRAVRLAFTDELEREDLERQFLQEMSMLVSYADSPLVGESLATVDALRAGPAPGERAPDVSGLRRRGVGHSMRLHELTRGTRHTLLLYADRTADEATLAAIDKLSADLPDRTYGEVEVYLLLSPDTPALPADHPPVLHDAAGEFRAGYGTAGAAAYLIRPDGYVGFRSHPIDVDALRHHLYLVFNGGVR; encoded by the coding sequence ATGATCAGGACGATGCTCCGGGTCCGCGCCCGCAGCGGATTCGAGACGGTTGTGGAGTCAGCGTGGCAGGCCGTCGCCGACGACATCGGTGCGGCGCCCGGCAACCGACTGCGACAGCTGCTCGTCGACGCCACCGATTCGCGTACCTTCGTCGTGGTCACCGAGTGGGCCGACGACGACGCGTTGCGCGACCACCTCGACGGGCCCGTCGCCCGGCAGTGGGCCGACGCCGTAGCGGCCGCCTGCGAACCGCCGACCGCCGGCAGCTACCGGGTGATGCGCGGTCGGGCCGGCACCGACACCCGGATCTACGTCGACGTGCCGATCACCGTTCCCACCGACCGGATCGACGAGTTCCACCGTGGGCACGCCGAGGTCGTCAGTCGACTTTCCGGAGTGGACGGATATATGCGTGAGGAGCTGCTACGCGAACCCGGCACCCCGGTGCACCACATCTTCGCCGAGTGGAGCAGCCCGGAGCAGTTCCGCCGGTGGATCTCCGACCCCGACCACGAGCGGGCCGAAGCCGGCCCGATCGCCGAGTTCCTCGTCGGGATCCGCCCCCGGATCTTCCACCCCGCCGACCACCCCGCCGACCAACCGGCCGATCCGCCCGCCGATCCGCCAGCGGCAGCGGCCGACACCACCGACGTACTGATCGTCGGCGCCGGCCCGACCGGGCTCACCGCCGCGATCGAACTCGCCCGCCGCGGCGTCGACTGCCAGGTGATCGACAAACTCACCAGCCCGCCCGACCAGGCGGACAAGGCGATCGGGGTGCACTGCCGCACCATGGAGATCTGGGAGGACCAGGGCGTCGTCCGGGACGCGATGAACGCTGGCATCTGGCTGACCGGCCAAGCGGTCTTCGTCAACGGTCACCAGGTGTACCGGGGCAGCTGGGAGCTGCCGGAGCTGCCGTACGCACACCTGGGTCTGCCCCAGTACGAGACCGAACGGATCCTCACCGACCGGCTCGCCACACTCGGCGTACGGCCCCGGCGCGGCGCCGAACTGGTCGACTTCACCAGCGACGACGACGGAGTCACCGCCAACCTCGCCCACGCCGACGGCGGCACCGAGACGGTCCGCGCCAAGTTCCTCGTCGGCGCCGACGGCGCGCACAGCCGGGTACGCCAACTGCTCGGCCTCACCTTCACCGGCGGGCTGGGCCGCTTCCCGCAACTGTTCATGCTCGGCGACGTCGACGTCGACTGGGACATGCCCGCCGGCCACCTGCTGCGGTTCATCCACGAAACCGACGGCCAGCTGGACAACATGCTGGTCTGCGTACCGCTGCGGGGTGAATCCCGCTACCGGATCGCGACCATGGCGCCGCCGCGCTACTTCGCCGCCACCCGTGGCGAGAACGCCCCGCCCGGGTTCAGCGCCGAACTCGGCGAACCGACCCTCGCCGACGTGCAGGCAGTGCTGGACCAGCTCGCCCCGGCCGCAACGACCGCGGCCAACCTGCGTTGGTCGTCGATCTTCCGGATCAGTCACGGCATCGTCGACCGCTACCGCGACGGACGGGTCTTCGTCGCAGGCGACGCCGCACACCTGCATCCGCCAGCCGGCGGTCAGGGCATGAACACCGGCATCCAGGACGCCTGGAATCTGGCCTGGAAGCTGGCATTGGCGGTCCGTGGTGTCGCCGCGCCCGGCCTGCTGGACAGCTACCAGATCGAGCGCCGGCCACAGGGGGAAGAGGTCGTCGGGCGGGCGGTGCGGCTGGCCTTCACTGACGAGTTGGAACGCGAGGACCTCGAAAGGCAGTTCCTGCAGGAGATGTCGATGCTGGTCAGCTACGCCGACAGTCCACTCGTCGGCGAGTCGCTGGCCACCGTGGACGCGCTGCGGGCCGGCCCGGCCCCGGGGGAGCGCGCTCCCGACGTGTCCGGCCTACGTCGACGCGGAGTCGGACATTCGATGCGGCTGCACGAGCTGACCCGGGGGACCCGGCACACTCTGCTGCTCTACGCCGACCGGACGGCGGACGAGGCCACTCTGGCCGCCATCGACAAGCTCAGCGCCGACCTGCCGGATCGGACGTACGGCGAAGTCGAGGTCTACCTGCTGCTCAGCCCGGACACGCCAGCCCTGCCAGCGGACCATCCGCCGGTGCTCCACGACGCCGCCGGTGAGTTCCGGGCCGGGTACGGCACCGCCGGTGCCGCCGCTTACCTGATCCGGCCGGACGGGTACGTCGGCTTCCGCAGCCACCCGATCGACGTCGATGCACTACGCCACCACCTGTACCTGGTGTTCAACGGCGGTGTCCGGTGA